Part of the Oncorhynchus mykiss isolate Arlee chromosome 23, USDA_OmykA_1.1, whole genome shotgun sequence genome is shown below.
ttgttacagaaaAACGTCTGTGCAAAATATCAAAGGTGCTTctgcctactctgtctgggtatGTGAGTTCTAGCCAGGGTAGGCTCTGTGGGTAGGCTCTGTGGGTAGGCTCCATGGGTAGGCTCCGTGGGTAGGCTCCGTGGGTAGGCTCCGTGGGTAGGCTCCGTGGGTAGGCTCCGTGGGTAGGCTCCGTGGGTAGGCTCTGTGGGTAGACTCCGTGGGTAGGCTCTGTGGGTAGGCTCGTCTACATGAAGAcattatggataagagcaagaatgtatttatttgtctaaacggcagtcaagcatcgatcctCATGCCACCATTGATCCTCATGCCACCATTGATCCTCATGTCACCATTGATCCTCATGTCACCATTGATCCTCATGTCACCATTGATCCTCATGCCACCATTGATCCTCATGTCACCATTGATCCTCATGCCACCATTGATCCTCATGCCACCATTGATCCTCATGCCACCATTGATCCTCATGCCACCATTGATCCTCATGCCACCATTGATCCTCATGCCACCATTGATCCTCATGCCACCATTGATCCTCAAGCCACCATTGATCCTCATGCCACCATTGATCCTCATGCCACCATTGATCCTCATGCCACCATTGATCCTCATGCCACCATTGATCCTCATGCCACCATTGATCCTCATGCCACCATTGATCCTCAAGCCACCATTGATCCTCAAGCCACCATTGATCCTCATGCCACCATTAATCCTCAAGCCACCATTGATCCTCAAGCCACCATTGATCCTCAAGCCACCATTGATCCTCAAGCCACCATTGATCCTCAAGCCACCATTGATCCTCAAGCCACCATTGATCCTCATGCCACCATTGATCCTCATGCCACCGGTATAAGAACCTCAGCATtgattggaaaggagcatcaagctcctACTGTGTCCTTCCACCACCCTGAGAAGTTCATTATACCTTATTTCATATGTAGCCTAAtttaaactgtatggtttccagAGTGGTAGTGGGACAATGTCATCACATGACACCacgtttacttcgatatgatggttattatatcaataattGCGCATAAAAATCCTTTCCACTGTCAATTCCCGCATAATACATTTGACCTatacaaaaagatcccaccatgtcaaacgaaCAAAATTATCTGTTGGCATTTATATAATTGTACTGAAAATTCATGGTTCCCATCACAGCTGTGCTGATTATGTTTTTTTATAAGGTATGACTTTAgtcgcataaaaactgtggatggaaacgtctTCCAGTCAACGATGACAAAATAACCTTAGGGAACTGAGGCTAGCCTAGGGGATGACTTTGGCAACAGTATTTAATAGAAAGCATTATGGGAAAGCTTTATGTTGAGTCATTTTACATTGGATTATGGTGCCTCATTTTTTacgtttaaaaatgtaaaaacaaattcttatttacaatgacggccttccagggaacagtgggttaactgccttgttcaggggcagaacgactgttaacccactgttccctggaaGGCCAtcatggtaaataagaatttgtttttaactgacttgcctcgttaaataaaggttacatttttaaaCGTAAAAAATGAGGCACCATAATCCAATGTAAAATGACTCAACATTTAaacgttcttatttacaatgacggcctaggaacagtgggttaattgccttgttcaggggcagaaggacagatttctacctgcccaacgctctaaccactaggctacctgctggttactggctcaacgctctaaccactaggctacctgctggttactggcccaacgctctaaccactaggctacctgctggttactggctcaacgctctaaccactaggctacctgctggttactggctcaacgctctaaccactaggctacctgctggttaatggcccaacgctctaaccactaggctacctgctggttactggcccaacactctaaccactaggctacctgctggttactggcccaacgctctaaccactaggctactggcccaacgctctaaccactaggctacctgctggttactggcccaacgctctaaccactaggctacctgctggttactggcccaacgctctaaccactaggctacctgctggttactggcccaacgctctaaccactaggctacctgctggttactggcccaacgctctaaccactaggctacctgctggttactggcccaacgctctaaccactaggctacctgctggttactggcccaacactctaaccactaggctacctgctggttactggcccaacgctctaaccactaggctactggcccaacgctctaaccactaggctacctgctggttactggcccaacgctctaaccactaggctacctgctggttactggcccaacgctctaaccactaggctacctgctggttactggcccaacgctctaaccactaggctacctgctggttactggcccaacgctctaaccactaggctacctgctggttactggcccaacgctctaaccactagactacctgctggttactggcccaacactctaaccactaggctacctgctggttactggcccaacgctctaaccactaggctactggcccaacgctctaaccactaggctacctgctggttactggcccaacgctctaaccactaggctacctgctggttactggcccaacgctctaccactagactacctgctggttactggcccaacactctaaccactaggctacctgctggttactggcccaacgctctaaccactaggctacctgccgccggtCGGTGTTCCTTCCAGTAACATTAGTTAGGCAATAATGGATTGGATATTCATTAGCGGGAAATAGCCTCTTATCACATAGACAGAAGGGTCATAGGTCATGTACAGTCACATCTaataaaaacaaaacactaaAGACTTCAGAACTGTTTTGTAATTGTTCTTCAATATAAGCTACCAGAATAGAGGAACCTGTCTAAGTCTTGAATCAACCCACAACCACAATGTGGAAGCCAGACAGCTACATCATGTTTGTGTtgtaaattgcaccctattccatatcagtggtgtaaagtactttagtaaaaatactttttggggggtatctgtactttactttactatttctatttttgacaacttttacttcactacattccgaaataaaatattgtactttttattccataccttttccctgacacccaaaagtactcattgtGTTTGAAATGCTCAGCAGAACAGGAaagtggtccaattcacacacatatcaagagaacatccctggtcatccctactgcctctgatcaccGAGGTAAAGCTAGTTTCAGATTGGATATTCAACGGATATTCGCCTGTAGTTTTCCTTACGTTcaccaacagcagttagggaccgtcaatatAGTGACAAACACATTTTTCACATTTCAATAGCTCTTTCACCATTATTCCTAAAACTTTAAAAACTGGATCTAGCTAACCCAatggcatagacacacattgcGCTCACTTGTTTTTGTCGATTTACATCTCGCataattttaaattatttattaaattttttgaatttcaatagctcttttGTCATATGATCTACTGACTTCCAACAGGGTTCAGAATGTCCACacagtgggcctacacattgtacatcctttagtttgtccattttcctCTCACACGTTTCTACGTTAATTTTTCAGACTTTCAattttcaatagctccttggtcatgtaaCCTACTGTCTTCAAACACGGTTCAGAATGTTTCACTGACTACCCTTATATAGTCAGTGGACTATAGTTATTCCATTGTACTGGATCTAATACCTATGAGCATTTTACATACATTCATAAGTGTAATAATTTGTTATGACATACTGTGAAAAACTCTCTTGGCTGCTGACTCTGTCACTTTCAGACATGCGCAGAGCAGACTGAAAGGGGAAGGGTAGCTCTTGACTTGAACCACAGGGGTTCTCTGTAAAGAGAGAGTAATCCAAAAGGCACagacacaccccttgactttcaagGGGCACCATTgacctgtatgtattctctcctgATTGGTCTCCGTGGTGCTTAGCCAATGGGAACACCGTTGCCGGCCCCATCATAACGTATTTACACAGTCTGACAGTCTGACTAAAGTGCCAGATGTATGAGgagagactagaggtcgaccgatgaaTTGGCAtggcctatcaactcccgagattaggctggtaatactaaagtgcctataggaagatccaatagtcaaaggtactgTATAGGAAACACAAATGGTACTGAGAGACATAGTCGACGCgttataattcctataataactacaacctaaaacttaactgggaatattgaagaactgggaatattgaaccaccagctttcatatgttctcatgttctgagcaaggaacttaaacgttagcttttttacatggcacatattgcacttttactttcttctccaacactttgtttttgcattatttaaaccaaatggaacatgtttcattatttatttgagactaaatagattttatttatgtattatatttagttaaaataaaactgttcattgttcattcagtattgttgtacttgtcattattacaaatatacatataaaaatcagccgattaatcggtatcggggttttttggtcctccaataatcggtatcggtatcggcgttgaaaaatcataatcgtctGACCTCTAGGAGACACATTCTCCTTTGTATTTATGGGAACAAACATTTCCTGACACTTTGGATCCTATTCTTGGGCAGTTAGAAGACACAATACTTTGCCCTTTTCCTTTAAGGTTGATATTAACGATGAAAGGAgatattatctgtctctctcctattgtgTACCGCTGTTAAATACTGTGGCAAAATAAAAAACGGGGAAAATAAGTACTTAGAACTACCAATTATTATGGATAAATACTAAAGAAAAGGGTtaaacacaacactggactgaacCCCTTAATTGTCAAACTAATATTCATGTACAACAATATAGAAGATACATGACTAGAGGTTATGCAATATGGGTGTATATCCACTGCACGCTTCTTAGGTGTGTAATTGACATGACCAAAAAAAGACGTTACACTGCATGAttttacagtacacaaacaaGAGTGTGCAATATATAAGGCTAGTCCGTGGACATTCTGAAGTTTGTTTGagtccagtaggtcacatgaccaaggagctattgaagtTTTAAATTCTGAAAAACGAATGTAAAATCgagtgagatgaaaatggacaatcTGAAGTGTGTGCAATGTGTATGGCCCACCGACTGTAccttctgaaccttgtttgaagtcagtaggtcacatgaccaaggagctattgacatTTTTAAGTTTGAGAAattcatgtaaaaatgtgtgagaTGAAAGGgaacaaactaaagggtgtggaatatagaagggtagtcagtggacattctgaaccttgtgtggggcaagtaggtcacatgaccaaggagctatcgAAATTCAAATGTAGAAAAAAAGTTTGTACTTTGTTTACGCTCCCTAACTAATTCAACTAGGAATACAAAATGCTGCTCACATTTCCACGTTTATTAGCTTTGGAAAGTGATTTAATGTCCAAATCGTGAAAATAAGACCTGTGCAATGTTGTGCACAATTtttccaacatcatgacacttatttggagtctgtggcTCAGGTGGTTTGAAAGCTATTGAGGTTTGAAAGTGCGAATATCTGTTGAATATCCAACTTAaaactgtctttacctcggtCCTCTgatctgactcactaaacacaaatgctttgtttctaAATTACGtcttgagtgttggagtgtgttcctgcctatctgtaaattacgtctgagtgttggagtgtgttcctgcctatctgtaaattacgtctgagtgttggagtgtgttccTGCCTTTCTGTAAattacgtctgagtgttggagtgtgttcctgcctatctgtaaattacgtctgagtgttggagtgtgttcctgcctatctgtaaatgatgtctgagtgttggagtgtgttccTGCCTTTCTGTAAattacgtctgagtgttggagtgtgttcctgcctatctgtaaattacgtctgagtgttggagtgtgttcctgcctatctgtaaattacgtctgagtgttggagtgtgttcctgcctatctgtaaattacgtctgagtgttggagtgtgttccTGCCTATCTGTAAATtccgtctgagtgttggagtgtgttcctgcctatctgtaaattacgtctgagtgttggagtgtgttcctgcctatctgtaaatgatgtctgagtgttggagtgtgttcctgcctatctgtaaattacgtctgagtgttggagtgtgttcctgcctatctgtaaatgatgtctgagtgttggagtgtgttcctgcctatctgtaaattacgtctgagtgttggagtgtgttccTGCCTTTCCgtaatgtaaaaaataaacaagaaaatggtgccgtctggtttgcttaatataagcaatttgaaatgatttctacttttactttcgacaagtacatttgagcaattacatatacttttgatacttaagtatatttaaaagcaaatccgtttagacttttactcaaatagaattttaccgggtgactttcacttttacttgagtcattttctattaaggcatctttattattactcaagtatgacaactgggtacttttcccaccactgtgtactccttttgaccagagtccaacGAGGCTTCAactctatagggccctggtcaaaaatagtgcactacatagggaatagggtaccatttgggatgcatgccaagaaaagaagaagaagaaagtgtTTGAAAAAGCATGACTGGATATTTGGACAGTGGGGTGGTTAAAAACACCGTATCCATTTACCAGAACATCAGGCATTGCATCACCACAGATGACTATTGCCCCATCCAAAGACTGGAATGGTGAACACTGGTTTACTGTAAATCATGCAATAGGCAACTTATAAGGTAAACAAGAAAAAAAAGTGAGCATGAATATAACCACAGTAGAGCTACGGGATTGGCTGTCTGGCCTCCAGAAAGGACAGACTCACGAGGACAACATCTTGCTATTGGTAAAAGATACTGTCAACATTGTTACATTAGGGCCGACATGTAACGATCTTTCCTATTTCATATCTTAGATCAAAGGAGAAGTTGCACTTTAAATTATTAGGCTCAAATGTCATTCAAAAGGTACAAGAACAAGggcaaatatatgtatatatgcaaatataatatgtatatatgcaaatataatatgcatatatgcTAATATAATATGTCGCCTGACACAATTAAGTAATGTTTTTGTTTCAGAGATTATGGCAAATATGAAATACTGATTATTTAGTCCACTGGGAATGAGCACTAAGTATGTTGTTTCCCATTCGATACAATCAATTGCAAACTTGTCTAGAATAAAATAAAGATTTTTATTAAGAATTAATTGCATAAAACATTTAGGAAAATACCACAGAAACATCATCAGCTTACAAAATGTTGTTCATGAAAATAATAACTTTTTAAGACAAAAACCCATCAACATTTAtacaccatacatacagtatttataaaccatacatacagtatttgGGTAAATTATGACATGAAAAGTAACTGATGCATTTGATGTGGAACCACGGTCAGCATGCCAAAGTGCACCTTATCCCCTATGCCGTGCACTagttttgatcagagccctaatatagtgcactagggaatagggtgccatttgggatagtgTTCCGTAGTGTTGATTACATCACAATGCTCTGAGAACTCTGGGATAGATAGCACACGTGATTATTAATATGACATAGCCATTACCAGGGAATACCACAGTGCTACCTACCACTGGTCCTGTtgaaatactgcagaaatgcattCTTCCTTCCTACCTCACCTGAAGTCATCACGGATCTCAAATGGTTGGATTGGTGGAAGTAATAAGGTGGTCACCTTGCTTTCAGATATACTATCACTTGTAGCTCAGTGAGTGACAGGATAGGTCAAGGAAACAAGGAGGCATCTCTGAAGTATTCCAACAGTGACTGACTGGACACTCCCAGAATCTTCCTCTGAGGGAATCTGAGTACCTCGCCACTCTTCAGAGCTATAGCATTTGTAGAGATTGAACACGCTAAACTCTCAACTGGCTTTATTGTAGATGTACAGGACATAGAACACTTTACCCAAAGTGGACTTGTCATAGTACCTTTATGATGCTGTTATAACAGCTGACGTAACAGGTCATGACAGTTTTTTATGCTCAACCTTGAtaaatgtttttagatttttggggtatttttacctctttttcctccccaattggtagttacagtcttgtcccatcgctgcaactctcgtacggactcgggagaggcgaaggtcgagagccgtgcgtcctcctaaacacgacccagccaagccgcactgcttcttgacacaatgtccgcttaacccagaagacagccgcaccaatgtgtcggagaaaacacaagtgtcacctggcgaccgtgtcggCGTGCAtagcgcccggcccgccacaggagtcgctagagcgcgatgggacaaggacatcccagccggccaaaccctcccctaacccagacgacgctgggccaattgtgcgccgccccatgggtctcccggtcgcggccggctgccgacagagcctggactcaaaccaggatctctagtggcacatctagaacagtgtcttagaccaccgGGCCACTCTGGAGGCTCTATGACCAACATTACACTGTAACATAACACTGTCACGGAACACGGAACACGGAACATGGAACACGGAACATGGAACAGTAGACCGTTGAATCGGGACATTAGAACTACAAGGTTCTATCTGATAAAAGATCCTCCTGAGATCGTCGGCTTTAAAGTTCtgaaccctcattggtttgaatggtgtgaACCATGTGTTCtttttaacctaacaacatgatGTGGGGTCATTTCATGGAAGGTGTAATGACATTCTTGCTTCTGTATGGGTTAGTAAGGCCATTATAACAGCCCACTTCAAGTAAAGTGTTAACAAAAACATACTATCACGTGTTTATCTTAACCTTTATCCGCCTTTTCCTCAAAAGCATATTCATCATGTTAAAACCACAAAGCATTGATTACTTCTGTTGGCAGAGAACTCAACTCATCTAACTCTGAGACTGATTGagtgatataaaaaaaaaagtacattcaTATCATATTCATATAGCCAGTTGAGTTACCTTTGCCCTGAAAATATCTCTGTCTGTTCACAAGTTCTGACCACATTCTTGCACAGACAAGATGACTAAGCATTTGCTCACTGAGACTGCCAGAAGCATTTCCCACAGGCTGAGAATGTGCCAAGTCACTGCGGTGGAGTGAAAAAGGCCCAGGCAGCCAAGGAGTCAAAATGGGCACCTTCTTGCCCCATTCCATTGGCTGGGGTAAAGGGGTTCTGTAAGTTCTTGAGGGCCTGGATGTTGTTGGAGTTGCTATTGGTGCTTTCATGCCTTGCTGTCTCCATGGTGATGCCGTTGCTGTTACTCATAGGCCGGGGAAGGAGGTTGGcgtacgactgctgctgctggccGTCCGAGGCGGAGAAGGAACAAGAGGCGGTCATCTGGCCCTCCTGTCCCCCAGTTAGGGGCTCCTGCTTCAGTTGGAAGGTGGCCTGAGGGCCCCCTCCTCCCACCAGGCCCTGGATGATCTCATCACTCTCCACGCTATCCAGGAGGAAGCCTAACCCCAGGGACCCCACTTCGCCACCGTTGTTCCAGGGTGCCTGGAGGCCCAGGGTCTGGGTCTGACTCCCCTGGATCTGCCCTTCCTGGCTCCCCATGCCCTGGGTAAAGGATGGCCCTTTCCTCTGGTGGAGCTGCTGCTGTCTATGCTGTTGGAAGTGCTGCCGCTGGTGAGGGTGCTGGGGGTGAGGCTGCTGGTGGTGGAGCTGGAGATCAGGCCCACCGGGCAGGGCATGACTGGCCGAAGGACCCTGGAGATTGGACTCCAGACCCAGACATTGCAGGTCCCCCATGGTGAGTTGGGGCAGGatgttaccaccaccaccaccgctaccACTACCGCTGCTCTCCCCTCCATGAAGGTACCCAGAGGTAACACAGTGGTTCACCTGCTGTTGCTGCATACCGTTACCCTGGTTACTACCGGTGCTCGAGGGGTTAATTCTGATGGTCTCCAGGGACAAAGTCGGGTTGGGTTGGGGCCACATCTGGTTGATGGATGTCATCATTGTGCGCTGCTGAGGGCTATGTTGTTGGTAATGTTGGTTGGCGTGGTTGTACATGGTAGGAGGGGTTTGACGCATCATAGCGGGAGAGGGCTGTTTCATGTACATGTTGTTGATGTCTGGTAAAGAGGAGGTTTGGAGATTAGTGTTGTTGTGTATATAGAAATACATCTCTACAACAAGGCTTAAatacagcctggtctcagagcaaaacAATACATCTCTACATCAAGGCTTAAatacagcctggtctcagagcaaaacAATACATCTCTACATCAAGGCTTAAatacagcctggtctcagagcaaaaACGTAAAATATTTTCCTAAAATCCAAGCCACTCTATTTAGTGTGATATGTATAACGTGAACGTGGAGCTAGCGACTCAAATGTTgtgagttcgaatctcatcacggacaagtTTAGcgttttagctaattagcaatttTGCAACTACTTATTTCTTTTTAGCTACTTTTGCAACTACttaacatgttagctaacccttccgctaaccctaacctttaccatttaacctaactcctaacccaaaccttaacgtaatatatcatactaaacTAGTCGAACCtcatacttaaaaaaataaatatattatttaacgaggcaagtcagttaagaacaaattcttatttacaatgacggcctacaccggccaaaccctccccttacccggatgatgctgtgccaattgtgagccacactatgggactcccgatcacgggccggttgtgatacagcccgggatcgaaccagggtctgtagtgatgcctctagcacagcgatgcagtgccttagaccactgcaccacccgggagccCAAAAACACTAAACGAATGTAATACATCATATTAAACGGGTCAAACGCGATCAAGGTGTAGGATTCTATACGTCCTGCAATTCGTATTATATTGTACGACCGCTATTACATTGGTAGGCCAATGTAATGTAACCTAATGTAAAGCAACATATCATGCTAAATAGAATGGCATGGATTTCGTAAAATATAATATgttttgctctgagaccaggttgttaAATAAAGTTCCATCAATATCACGACTTTTGTGCGTTTATTTCAGTGGGagattttatgtgtgtgtgtgtgtgtgtgtgagtgtgcattccacagacagacacagataaaGAGAGGTAGCAGGTGGTTTAAGATAAGAGGATCAGTGTCTGGGCCTAGGTCGGGGttggttaagtgtgtgtgtgtgtgtgtgtgtgtgtgtgtgttctcttacCTTTTCTCATGGACTGGGCCATGGGACTGTGTGGTACTGCCTTCGGTCTGTTCATGGGATTCATTCCACCTAAAGGTAGGAACCCGGGTAAGGCTTTCATCAggtgctctcttctcctcttcttctcctggcAACCATAGGGATCTGTAGCCAACACACAGATGCTATGTTAAAGTGTCAGCCTAGCGGAAACCAACATTCACATGGTATGTTCCTGATTTATAGCGCAGTCAACATGAATGAGTAAACTATGATTACAACAGGGAGagaataaatataaaaaatgagATGGCTTCCTCACCCTTGTCGTCGGGTAGATATCTGAACTCCATGGGCTCGCTGACTTCCTGGTCGGTGGGACGGCGTAACTGCATGTGCACAGTGACCGGGCCGGTGATGGAAGTGTCGTAGTAGGGCGGGCTCTTAAAGACGATGGCCACCTGGCGGTGAACGTCAGCCTGGGAGAAGGAGCCCTTAGCCTCCCAGCCAGGAGTGAAGAAACGCACCTCAATGTCATCTGGACACGAGCAGGgaatgggagggatggagggatgaggagatGAAGGAATGAGTGAATAGGACAGAAGAGACAAGGACTATGACTAAGGAAgtgcatggatggatggatggatggatggatgaatggatggatgatggatgaatggatggatggatggatgaatggatggatggatggatggatgaatggatgaatggatggatggatgaatggatggatggatgaatggatggatggatggatgaatggatgatggatggatgaatggatgaatggatggatggatggatgaatggatgaatggatggatggatggatgaatggatggatggatgatggatggatggatggatgaatggatggatggatggatggatggatgatggatggatggatggatgaatgaaaagAGACACATATAGCATCACAACCGgcccgtgatcgggagtcccatagcaGTACATTGTGATCCATGGAAGGGAAGGTGAGAATACATATTTTCAATTTCTTTACACTCTGTGGACATACTGTACCTTTCTGGACTTTATCACACAGCAGAAAGATCTCGTCTCCTCCCTTCACACAGCCACTGTTCCTGTTGACCCGACAGATACGCAGCTCAGCCGTGTTCGGAGCCCCTTGGTGACAAAGGTTACAGGAGAGGAGATGACAAAGGttacacggtgtgtgtgtgtgtgtgtgtgtgtgtgtgtgtgtgtgtgtgtgtgagcaagcaTGCCATGTATGTATATTGTGAGTGAAATCTCTTTAACCCTACACTCTTGTCAGGTATAAAGAATAACTTTCACCAGTTTCAGTCAAGGCAGTTTAACACCAGAGCACTAGGGACAGACGACAGGGGCATTAAGTTATTTTGGAGTGCTCTCTAACGAGATAGAGAATCACATGCATGCTTTCATATGAGGAAGTGAACCACGGCAACAGTGAACCACGGCAACAGTGCTGCTTAAAACATTCATGTTAATGTTGAGTTTGTGGTCTGCTTGCTTCCTCTTTGTCTATAAACAGAAGGGGTGCAATGTCAGACAGAGAATGTAGCCAGGTCGTCATAAGATAGCATTAGCGTAGTAGTCACTGGTTTGGTTGGTTCTACTCACTGTTGTCTTAGATGAGGTTggtgc
Proteins encoded:
- the rel gene encoding proto-oncogene c-Rel, which gives rise to MDVAEPSVQIFEQPKQRGMRFRYKCEGRSAGSIPGERSSDNNRSYPTIQILNYCGKGKVRVSLVTKNEPFRPHPHDLVGKDCKEGFYEAEFGPERKVFAFQNLGIQCVRRREVKDSIVQRMTRGINPFNVPREQLLQTEEYDLNVVRLCLQVFLQDDSGHYNRALNPIVTNPIYDNRAPNTAELRICRVNRNSGCVKGGDEIFLLCDKVQKDDIEVRFFTPGWEAKGSFSQADVHRQVAIVFKSPPYYDTSITGPVTVHMQLRRPTDQEVSEPMEFRYLPDDKDPYGCQEKKRRREHLMKALPGFLPLGGMNPMNRPKAVPHSPMAQSMRKDINNMYMKQPSPAMMRQTPPTMYNHANQHYQQHSPQQRTMMTSINQMWPQPNPTLSLETIRINPSSTGSNQGNGMQQQQVNHCVTSGYLHGGESSGSGSGGGGGNILPQLTMGDLQCLGLESNLQGPSASHALPGGPDLQLHHQQPHPQHPHQRQHFQQHRQQQLHQRKGPSFTQGMGSQEGQIQGSQTQTLGLQAPWNNGGEVGSLGLGFLLDSVESDEIIQGLVGGGGPQATFQLKQEPLTGGQEGQMTASCSFSASDGQQQQSYANLLPRPMSNSNGITMETARHESTNSNSNNIQALKNLQNPFTPANGMGQEGAHFDSLAAWAFFTPPQ